The Leptospira bouyouniensis genomic interval CTAGAAGGCAAATGCTCGTGAGACTTCGAAAAGAATCTTTGAGTATCTCGGAGCTTGCAGAGTCATTTTCGATGACTTTTGCAGGAGTCGCCAAACACATAGAAGTTCTAACCGAAGCACAGCTTGTTAGAAAAGTCCGTGCTATAGAAGATGGGCGAAGTTTTCGTTTAGAATTACAAAATCAAACACTTTCCGAAGCGACTGACTGGATACATTACCACCAACGTTTTTGGACAAATCAATTGGATAAATTAGAATCATTTATAGAGGAAAAAGAGAATGGATCGAAAGTCACTAAAAATCGAAAAAAAAATTAACGCTGATGCAACCAAGTTATTCAGAGCATGGCTAAATCCAAATGATTTTTCTCGTTGGTTTTTATCAGGTGATGGGATCGGTATAGAGTCAGTTACGATTGATCCAAAACCAGGAGGTAAATTTTTAATCAATATGTCGTTAGATGGAAAAATTTTACCTCATGAGGGAGAATACATCACAATAGATGAACCCAATAAACTTGTTTTCACTTGGCGTTCCGAGGCTACTGAAAATAGAGATACAATAGTTACTATTACATTTGAAGAACTAGAAAACAGTAATTCATTTGATAAAAAAAATACAAATAAAAAATCACAAACGTTAGTAACGCTTTACCAAGAAGAACTTCTCAATGATATACAAATCAAAATGCATCACCATGGTTGGACATCCATTCTAGATAGTTTAAATGACTGGATGGATTCATAGTTTGAAAATTTTGTTATAAAAGTATTTGTTATGCTTAAGAAAAATTTAAAGGAGAAATATATGAATGGAATTTATCACAAAATCGGGATAAAAGCAGCTGAAGAGAAAGTGATGGGAGCACTAACGACTAAATTTGGTTTATCTAATTGGTGGACAAGTGATGTCGAAGGGAATTTTACCTCAGGTGTTTCTTCTGTTGGTGATTCTATATTTTTTGGATTTGGACATGGCAATCCAATGGAGATGAAAGTAAAAGAATCTGAGCAAAGAGGTTTGTTGTGGGAATGTAAATCGGGGCCAGATGATTGGATTGGATCTCATATACACTTTTTATTGGATCAAGGAAATCTATCAGATGGAACTCAGTTGACAATACTCTACTTTCGTCATAAAGATTGGAAAC includes:
- a CDS encoding ArsR/SmtB family transcription factor; translation: MVELKKKEQILDRVFSALADNSRRQMLVRLRKESLSISELAESFSMTFAGVAKHIEVLTEAQLVRKVRAIEDGRSFRLELQNQTLSEATDWIHYHQRFWTNQLDKLESFIEEKENGSKVTKNRKKN
- a CDS encoding SRPBCC family protein: MDRKSLKIEKKINADATKLFRAWLNPNDFSRWFLSGDGIGIESVTIDPKPGGKFLINMSLDGKILPHEGEYITIDEPNKLVFTWRSEATENRDTIVTITFEELENSNSFDKKNTNKKSQTLVTLYQEELLNDIQIKMHHHGWTSILDSLNDWMDS
- a CDS encoding SRPBCC family protein; the protein is MNGIYHKIGIKAAEEKVMGALTTKFGLSNWWTSDVEGNFTSGVSSVGDSIFFGFGHGNPMEMKVKESEQRGLLWECKSGPDDWIGSHIHFLLDQGNLSDGTQLTILYFRHKDWKHESEFTAHCSMKWATFLLSLKDFLEIGIGKPAPNDIKIDDMN